A single Syngnathoides biaculeatus isolate LvHL_M chromosome 18, ASM1980259v1, whole genome shotgun sequence DNA region contains:
- the LOC133491795 gene encoding uncharacterized protein LOC133491795: protein MALLQQYFWLGLIVVIIFVCLLIAVIFVFINMCILKKGKHRILQDHRDSEDKERKPQEWAQDTPPLPPRTQFLYAEAQSYENFAKLPDDEPKTMSHDLHNNRKNEAALPGHTQIRDQQFWRDQNLYKDPTSSNLHNQDQKLTNHHNQNLNLHNRDQSLTRLGIQDHYLSNLTNQEQNLGTLHDQDTDYEEIPDEQSDYVELEDQEEEVLPLVLSHEKTLDLSEDTEDYDDIDEKDQDEECYDDVV, encoded by the exons ATGGCTCTTCTCCAGCAGTACTTCTGGCTGGGGCTGATTGTCgtgatcatttttgtgtgtttgctcaTTGCCGTCATTTTCGTCTTCATCAACATGTGCATCCTGAAGAAAG GAAAACACCGAATCTTACAGGATCACAGAGACTCCGAAGACAA GGAAAGGAAACCCCAAGAGTGGGCGCAGGATACTCCGCCCTTACCTCCTCGCACCCAGTTCCTGTACGCAG AGGCCCAGAGCTATGAGAACTTTGCAAAGCTTCCCGACGACGAACCAAAAACAATGTCCCATGACCTACATAACAATCGGAAGAACGAGGCTGCTCTTCCTGGACATACGCAGATCCGGGATCAGCAGTTTTGGCGTGACCAGAACCTGTACAAAGATCCGACCTCTTCCAACCTCCACAACCAAGATCAGAAGCTGACCAACCACCACAACCAAAATTTGAACCTCCATAACCGAGATCAGTCCTTGACCCGCTTGGGTATCCAAGACCACTACCTGAGCAATCTCACTAACCAAGAGCAGAATCTGGGCACCCTCCACGACCAAGACACTGACTACGAGGAGATTCCAGATGAGCAGTCAGACTACGTGGAGCTAGAGGACCAAGAGGAAGAAGTCTTACCCCTGGTTCTGTCGCATGAAAAAACCCTTGATCTGTCAGAAGACACAGAGGATTATGACGACATCGACGAAAAAGACCAGGATGAGGAGTGCTATGATGACGTTGTTTGA
- the rabep1 gene encoding rab GTPase-binding effector protein 1, with protein sequence MAEQAAGPPPSSQHDDALQQRVEALERERAEFGKIKQQLEAEFNQKRAKFKDLYLAKEEDLKRQSSALESSQAELSSVQLQLAQARSEIETIKAVATVSENTKQEAIDQVRGQWQEEVASLQAIMKETVREYEVQFHQRLEQERAQWGQYREAMEREVGDLRRRLTEGQEEQNLEDDMKKAQEDAEKLRSVVMPMEQEISSLKAKLSVAEDRVKELEASKVKELNHVLEAEKSCRTDLEMYVAVLNTQKSVLQEDAEKLRRELHEVCHKLELERQQHNQLKHTWQRANDQFLESQRLLMRDMQRIESVLSSEQLRQVEEMKKKDQEEDEKERLSQVKDLHEEDSADNTEPLEDIFLGLSIEEPPTNHSAHGSIHSLDTDVVTGGSSDPYKENLRRVQSTDSLGSSLSVQQGLNHKAKSAGYLDESDFGPLVGADCGAADASLGEAWSVNSIKLTASHFLLTKDQEKAIKAMTPEQEETASLLSSISQAPDTAYLPPAGYRLVSDSEWNLLQQEVKNAGRKLGRRCDMCSNYEKQLQAIQGQEADTRDQLKKLQAMLRQANDHMEKTTAEKLNLEDSIKLGNEETAAKVSALIQRVQESETLLGVLQEAFGEAKRNTQAQMAILVHSREQVADELSRLQRDNESLQGKHRLHTELLQQEGFTMPDTAEELQATVLQLRESTVELRTSAEHMEEKLKAEILFLKEQIQAEQCLKENLEDTLQMEIEGCKEEIASFSSLKTELERMKAEKDQLQSSLTQKTETLESIQSLRISLEQQLKELNATKSALESQVLEEKDKAQRLQTELDVSEQVQKDFVKLSQTLQVQLERIRQADSLERIRLILNDTNLTDINQLPDT encoded by the exons ATGGCCGAACAGGCCGCCGGACCCCCACCGTCGTCCCAGCATGACG ATGCGCTCCAGCAGCGGGTGGAGGCTCTGGAGCGGGAGAGGGCCGAGTTCGGCAAAATCAAGCAGCAGTTGGAGGCTGAGTTCAACCAGAAGCGAGCCAAATTCAAAGACCTCTATTTGGCCAAAGAGG AGGATCTGAAGAGGCAGTCGTCAGCACTGGAATCGTCTCAGGCGGAGCTGAGCTCTGTCCAGCTCCAACTGGCCCAGGCCCGCTCCGAGATCGAGACCATTAAAGCGGTGGCCACCGTGTCGGAGAACACCAAGCAGGAGGCCATCGACCAGGTCCGTGGCCAATGGCAGGAGGAGGTGGCCTCGCTGCAGGCCATCATGAAAG AAACGGTTCGCGAGTACGAGGTCCAGTTCCACCAGCGTCTGGAGCAGGAGCGAGCCCAGTGGGGGCAGTACCGTGAGGCCATGGAGAGGGAGGTGGGAGACCTCCGGCGGCGTCTCACCGAAGGCCAAGAGGAGCAAAACCTGGAGGACGATATGAAAAAG GCTCAGGAGGATGCGGAGAAGCTCCGTTCGGTGGTGATGCCCATGGAGCAGGAGATTTCCTCGCTCAAAGCCAAACTGTCCGTGGCCGAGGACAGGGTCAAAGAACTTGAGGCATCCAAG GTGAAGGAGCTCAATCATGTTCTGGAGGCCGAGAAGTCGTGTCGCACCGACTTGGAAATGTACGTTGCCGTGCTCAACACGCAGAAATCCGTCCTTCAGGAGGATGCTGAGAAACTACGCAGGGAGCTTCACGAAG TCTGTCACAAACTGGAGCTGGAGCGGCAGCAGCACAACCAGCTGAAGCACACGTGGCAGCGAGCCAACGACCAATTCCTGGAGTCTCAGCGCCTCCTCATGAGGGACATGCAGAGGATCGAGAGTGTGCTCTCCTCCGAGCAGCTGCGGCAGGTGGAGGAGATGAAGAAGAAAGACCAG GAGGAGGACGAGAAGGAGAGGTTGAGTCAAGTGAAGGATCTGCACGAGGAAGACAGCGCAGACAACACTGAGCCCTTGGAAGACATTTTCCTGGGGCTGAGCATCGAGGAG CCGCCGACCAACCACAGCGCCCACGGCTCCATACACTCCCTGGACACCGACGTGGTGACGGGCGGCTCGTCGGACCCCTACAAGGAGAACCTGCGGAGGGTCCAGTCCACGGACAGCCTGGGCTCCTCTCTGTCCGTCCAGCAGGGCTTGAACCACAAGGCCAAGTCGGCCGGCTACTTGGACGAGTCGGACTTTGGGCCCCTGGTGGGGGCCGACTGTGGCGCGGCGGACGCCAGCTTGGGGGAGGCGTGGTCCGTCAACTCAATCAAGCTGACGGCCAGCCACTTCCTGCTCACCAAAGACCAGGAGAAGGCCATTAAAGCCATGACGCCTGAGCAGGAGGAGACGGCGTCGCTGCTGTCCAGCATCTCGCAAGCTCCCGACACCGCTTACTTACCCCCAGCGGGCTACCGACTGGTTAGTGACAGCGAATGGAACCTGCTGCAACAGGAG GTGAAGAACGCGGGCAGGAAGCTGGGTCGCCGCTGTGACATGTGCTCCAATTACGAGAAGCAGCTACAGGCCATCCAGGGACAGGAGGCCGACACTCGAGATCAG CTGAAGAAACTGCAGGCGATGTTGCGTCAGGCCAATGATCACATGGAGAAGACCACGGCGGAGAAGCTAAATCTGGAAGATTCCATCAAGCTGGGCAATGAGGAAACTGCTGCTAag GTGTCGGCTCTAATTCAACGCGTCCAGGAGTCGGAAACGCTGCTCGGCGTGCTCCAGGAGGCCTTCGGTGAAGCGAAGAGGAACACGCAGGCACAGATG GCTATACTGGTTCATTCACGGGAACAAGTTGCAGACGAGCTGAGCCGACTCCAGCGGGACAACGAGAGCCTGCAGGGGAAGCACCGTCTGCACACAGAACTGCTGCAGCAAGAGGGCTTCACCATGCCCGACACTGCAGAA GAGCTCCAGGCGACAGTATTGCAGCTGCGAGAGAGCACGGTGGAGCTACGGACGtctgcagagcacatggaggaGAAGCTCAAGGCGGAGATCCTTTTCCTCAAGGAGCAGATCCAAGCAGAGCAGTGCCTCAAGGAGAACCTGGAGGACACCCTGCAGATGGAGATCGAGGGCTGCAAGGAGGAGATCG CTTCTTTCTCCAGTTTGAAGACGGAACTGGAACGGATGAAGGCTGAGAAGGATCAG TTGCAGAGCAGTTTAACACAAAAGACGGAGACACTGGAAAGCATCCAGTCCTTGAGGATCAGTCTGGAGCAGCAGCTAAAAGAGCTCAACGCAACCAAG AGTGCGCTAGAGAGTCAGGTGTTGGAAGAGAAAGACAAAGCCCAGCGCTTGCAAACAGAATTGGACGTCAGCGAGCAGGTCCAGAAGGACTTTGTCAAGCTTTCGCAGACACTTCAG GTGCAGCTGGAGCGAATACGGCAGGCGGACTCTTTGGAGCGAATCAGACTTATTCTCAACGACACCAACTTGACTGACATCAACCAGCTTCCGGATACATGA